One Gambusia affinis linkage group LG15, SWU_Gaff_1.0, whole genome shotgun sequence genomic window carries:
- the zgc:171929 gene encoding transcription factor Ovo-like 2 isoform X2 codes for MLTRHLKCHSLVKRHPCRFCGKGFNDTFDLKRHMRTHTGIRPYKCELCEKAFTQRCSLESHMRKIHGVHQHYAYRQRRSKIFVCEDCGYTSSRPDEYFLHVRQHHPTSPALRRYYRRQAHENSSLSSANSKLNPYLLYSAQNYYM; via the exons ATGTTGACACGCCACCTCAAATGCCACAGTCTTGTAAAGAGACACCCCTGTCGATTCTGTGGCAAAGGATTCAATGACACCTTTGACCTCAAGAGGCACATGCGAACACACACAG GTATCCGTCCCTACAAATGTGAGCTGTGTGAGAAAGCTTTCACACAACGTTGCTCGCTGGAGTCCCATATGAGAAAGATTCACGGTGTTCACCAGCACTATGCATACCGGCAAAGACGCTCTAAGATCTTTGTATGTGAGGACTGTGGCTATACCTCTAGTCGGCCTGATGAGTACTTCCTTCATGTGAGGCAACACCATCCAACCAGTCCTGCGCTCCGTCGCTACTATCGCCGACAGGCCCATGAGAACAGCTCACTTTCATCAGCAAATTCTAAACTCAACCCTTATCTCTTGTACTCAGCTCAGAATTACTATATGTAG